Genomic window (Temnothorax longispinosus isolate EJ_2023e chromosome 3, Tlon_JGU_v1, whole genome shotgun sequence):
ttttattgttaattagtttattttgagagatacaataatggtttataatcaaaagttatttgactttttgtgatagttccaGTAATCACATTAATTaggtttgttaataatataatttaattgtttatatttacgatcaattttagtaattctggggaattttaacaagcaattgtccaaaagtttatagtgtgattcatgaaaatgggcttaagcttgaaagggtaccttaaggcagccatgttctctaggcttATGTCTACTGctttaagaacgcgtgttcgcatcagctgagtgtttgttgtgacagttaatttaaagaatgattgttatattataatattgttttcagatgcTGGGGACTTCTAGCAATGAAGGTAGAaaatcaaaaaaaatttatgcgggtggaatatagcggtgattataccgtcagacgtgacacccgtcagacgtgacactgagtgattgttgtgacagttaagttaaggtgtgattatttattcttatattgttttcaggtgcTGTGCAAGTAGGATGAaaatcgaaaatatttatgcggctggaatatagcggtgattataccgtcagacgtgacagtGGTGATAAACGCGCGACACGAGCTTATCCTGATACGCGCTCGTAACGACGTCAACTGCGTCGTAGATCCGAAAAAAAACCATGCCGAGAGATCCGGCCAAggattttaaaattacgttgCTGAAGGTGCAATGGCGTATGTCTCACGTGGCGTTAAACGATGTGACTAAATTATCGCTATTGCGACCGTTGGAGAGTGGACGATTTCTGAGCGCGGGTTTTCGCTCTTGGGACCTATACGAATTTCCTCTGCTGCAGAGCACGACCAAGCATTCGTGGGCCGTGAAAGCCGCGCCGCAATTGGAGAAGCCGCGATACGTCATATTTGCGCTGCAGACTGGACGGCGAAACGAATTCACGGAGGACGCTTCGAGGTTCGATCATTGCGCGCTGCCAACGTGAAATTGTATCTCAACTCAGAATTATATCCCTACGACGACGTGAACGCGGATTTCGAAAGCAACAAGTTCGCCGTGCTGTACGAGATGTACGCGAAATTTCGAGGAGCGTACTACGGGGACAGTCGCGACAACGCGCTCTTCTCCCCGCGCGAATTCGCGCGGGTAGCTCCACTCGTGGTGATCGATTGTTCTCGTCAAAACGAATTTGTGAAGAGCGCCACCGTGGACGTGCGCATCGAATTCGAAAACAAGGAAAACGCACCGCCGAGAACCACCGCCTTTTGTCTCATCGTTCACGATCGCGTCATCGAGTACAGTCCGCTGACCaacgtggtgcgcaaaattatttaacggaAAATGCGGATGTGGAGATACCTCATCCCGAAAACGGAAAATGTGGTTGTGGGGATACCTCATCCCGGAAACgaggaatatataaattcgcgAGTTCCTTTCATTGTTCCTCAAACCCTGTTAGGAACGAGCAGTTTAAACACATCCTTAAACGTTTATTCCAAATTACGTTTTTTCCAACGCGCGCTGACACAATATGGCAACagcggcaacgacgacgacgatcttCGTCAACCTACAGGGATTCGTGGTGGGCGACAGATTTGTCGCAAAGGAGGTAGCCATATTGCATccgccattttttaattttgatgtcaTATTCGGATTCGGAGACCCAAAAAACATGAGTGtgtgaagttggccccccCAAATGATCCAAATATAGTTCTGTTTAGAGTTCTGAATTCTTTCGGACAATAGGAAGAGTNNNNNNNNNNNNNNNNNNNNNNNNNNNNNNNNNNNNNNNNNNNNNNNNNNNNNNNNNNNNNNNNNNNNNNNNNNNNNNNNNNNNNNNNNNNNNNNNNNNNNNNNNNNNNNNNNNNNNNNNNNNNNNNNNNNNNNNNNNNNNNNNNNNNNNNNNNNNNNNNNNNNNNNNNNNNNNNNNNNNNNNNNNNNNNNNNNNNNNNNNNNNNNNNNNNNNNNNNNNNNNNNNNNNNNNNNNNNNNNNNNNNNNNNNNNNNNNNNNNNNNNNNNNNNNNNNNNNNNNNNNNNNNNNNNNNNNNNNNNNNNNNNNNNNNNNNNNNNNNNNNNNNNNNNNNNNNNNNNNNNNNNNNNNNNNNNNNNNNNNNNNNNNNNNNNNNNNNNNNNNNNNNNNNNNNNNNNNNNNNNNNNNNNNNNNNNNNNNNNNNNNNNNNNNNNNNNNNNNNNNNNNNNNNNNNNNNNNNNNNNNNNNNNNNNNNNNNNNNNNNNNNNNNNNNNNNNNNNNNNagacataataaaaatgaattaaaattatgtgtacacataataaaaatgcggaattatttttatgtcagacataattttaattcatccaatttttattatgtgtacacataattttaattcatcccaTTTtcattatgtctagacataataaaaatgaattaaaattatgtgtacacataattatgtgtacacataattttaattcagccaatttttattatgtctagacataattttaattctgccgctagggaatttttaagtcgattcttatgaatcaagctttaattcgatgtctaggtatcccaggttgccgatgacgaggtccagatagtgcgcttcatagttttcggtatccaggtgtaatcgtacgttgaattcgatgtctacgtgtcccaggttgctgatgacgaggtccagatagcgcgctccgtagttttcggtgtctaggtgtattaataccttgaattcgatgtccacgtgtcccaggttgccgatgacgaggtccagatagcgcgctccgtagttttcggtgtctaggtgtattgataccttgaattcgatgtccacgtgtcccaggttgccgatgacaaggtccacatagtgcgctccgtagttttcggtgtctacgtgtattaataccttgcattcgatgtccacgtgtcccaggttgtcgctgacgaggtccagatagcgcgctctgtagttttcggtgtctaggtgtattaataccttgaattcgatgtccacgtgtcccaggttgtcgatgacgaggtccagatagcgtgctccgtagtttttgttgtctaggtgtattgataccttgaattcgatgtccacgtgtcccaggttgtcgatgacgaggtccagatagcgcgctccgtagttttcggtgtctaggtgtattgataccttgaattcgatgtccacgtgtcctagtgttgccgatgacgaggtccacatagtgcgctccatagtttttggtgtccaggtgtaatcgtacgttgaattcaatgtttaggtgtcccaggttgccgatgacgaggtccacatagtgcgctctatagttttcggtgtccaggggtaataatacgttggaatttgatgtctaggtgtcccaggttgccgatgacgaggtccagatagcgcgcttcgtatttttcggtgtctaggtgtattgataccttgaattcgatgttcacgtgtcccaggttgccgatgacgaatcaacatcgaattcaacgtatgaTTACACTGGACACCGaaaaaaactatgaagcgcactatctggaacccgtcatcggcaacctgggacacggggacatcgaattcaaggtattaatacacgtagacaccggaaactacggagcgcactatgtggacctcgtcatcggcaacctgggacacctagacattgaatttaacgtacgattacacctggacaacaaaaactatgaagcgcactatgtggacttcgtcatcggcaacctgggacacgtggacatcgaattcaaggtatcaatacacctagacaccaaaaaatacgaagcgcgctatctggacctcgtcatcggcaacctgggacacgtggatatcgaattcaaggtattaatacacctagacaccgaaaactacagagcgcgctatctggacctcgtcatcgacaacctgggacacgtgaacatcgaattcaaggtattaatacacctagacaccaaaaactacggagcgcgctatctggacctcgtcatcggcaacctgggacacgtggacatcgaattcaaggtattaatacacgtagacaccgaaaactacgaagcgcactatgtggacctcgtcatcggcaacctgggacacgtggacatcgaattcaaggtattaatacacgtagacaccgaaaactacggagcgcactatgtggaccttgtcatcgcaacctgggacacgtggacatcgaattcaaggtattaatacacctagacaccgatatgaaaactacgaagcgcactatgtggacctcgtcatcggcaacctgggacacgtgacatcgaattcaaggtattaatacacgtagacaccgaaaactacggagcgcactatgtggaccttgtcatcggcaacctgggacacgtggacatcgaattcaaggtatcaatacacctagacaccgaaaactacggagcgcgctatctggacctcgtcatcggcaacctgggacacgtggacatcgaattcaaggtattaatacacctagacaccgaaaactacggagcgcgctatctggacctcgtcatcggcaacctgggacacgttgacatcgaattcaacggtacgattacacctggataccgaaactatgaagcgcactatctggacctcgtcatcggcaacctgggatacctagacatcgaattaaagcttgattcataagaatcgacttaaaaattccctagcggcagaattaaaattatgtctagacataataaaaattggctgaattaaaattatgtgtacacataataaaaattggatgaattaaaattatgtctgacataaaaataattccgcatttttattatgtgtacgcataattttaattcatttttattatgtctagacataataaaaatgggatgaattaaaattatgtgtacacataataaaaattggatgaattaaaattatgtctgacataaaaataattccgcatttttattatgtgtacacataattttaattcatttttattatgtctagacataataaaaattggctgaattaaaattatgtgtacacataataaaaattgtgtgaattaaaattatgtgtacacataataaaaattgtgtgaattaaaattatgtgtacacataataaaaattgtatgaattaaaattatgtgtacacataataaaaatgcggaattataataaaaattggctgaattaaaattatgtgtagacataataaaaattgtatgaattaaaattatgtgtacacataataaaaatgcggatttatttttatgtcagacataattttaattcatccaatttttattatgtctagacataattttaattcatccaatttttattatgtcaagacataattttaattcatacaatttttattctttctaataaaaattggatgaattaaaattatgtgggtataattaaaattcaaagtttGATCATCtaaacatttatgtatttaaataaaatttttattcgttgaattaaaattatgccttgacataattaattctgaattttaattatgtcttgacataataataattgtaggattaaaaattatgtcctgctataataaaaatctggtatttatttttatacacgttGTGTGCGTTGTATTTgagcatatttttaattagtaaattgaaataatgtcAGGAGGcgaatacaaattttaaattatttttatatttggacAGAATTTTATTCGGAAATTATTGTGTcgaaaacataaatttagtTTACCGCATTATTGACTCaacatgataatattttaaagaaatactaTTTATCTAAACCTTCTTAAgctttaaataagaaaagtgGGTAATACGGAAATagtcttttataaaaataaggtaaataaattttttcctttacTAAGAATGGTTTTATAAAGTGATTTACTTTCATAATGtaacgcaaaaataaaatgcttctaaatttaaataactgatgtcataataaaaattgacacgCTTAAATTGTGGAAGcatgtaaattacaaaatttaaaaatgtgatttattctgtacattttaaataatgcacgCCTTCAATGTGTTCCTACGAAATTgcattcaatttttcaaaattttgcaaagtgaaagatttaattatgttaagacataataaaaatgcattataattatgtCTACACAAGAATAATgctacatttctttataaaacgCTGTGAAACgccgttttatttttcagtagcataaatatagtaatattttacttgatataaacgtttcaaaaaataattgtttgaaaaaaattgcaattcttattcatgaattaaaattatgtctagacataattttaattcatcccatttttattatgtctagacataataaaaatgaattaaaattatgtgtacacataattgtaattcagccaatttttattatgtctagacataattttaattcattaataagaatcgcgatttttcttaagacaattattattctatcttTTGTAttgaatggaatatttattatgttataaaaagtaaaacggatcgccttatctattttattatgttatgacatattttaattggatgaagtaaaattat
Coding sequences:
- the LOC139810038 gene encoding uncharacterized protein; the encoded protein is MPRDPAKDFKITLLKVQWRMSHVALNDVTKLSLLRPLESGRFLSAGFRSWDLYEFPLLQSTTKHSWAVKAAPQLEKPRYVIFALQTGRRNEFTEDASSNKFAVLYEMYAKFRGAYYGDSRDNALFSPREFARVAPLVVIDCSRQNEFVKSATVDVRIEFENKENAPPRTTAFCLIVHDRVIEYSPLTNVVRKII